DNA from Bos indicus isolate NIAB-ARS_2022 breed Sahiwal x Tharparkar chromosome 15, NIAB-ARS_B.indTharparkar_mat_pri_1.0, whole genome shotgun sequence:
ACTCACCTCCAGGTGGCTGAATTAAGTTCTGAACCAaagccacccattccagtccattttagttcagggattcctaaaatgtcagtgttcactcttagcatctcctgcttgaccacatccaatttaccttgcttcgtggacctaacatcccaggttcctgtgcaatattgtccTTTATGGCATCGGACTTTACCTCCACTGCCAGGCTCATCCACAACTGAGCCGTGTTTCCATGtgggcccagcctcttcattctttctgaactATTCCCCAGTAACATATGGGGCACCTTCAACCTGGGGGTCTGTTCTTCCGgtgtcctatccttttgccttttcatactgttcatggggttctcaaggcagtaataccggagtggcttgccatcccttctccagtggaccacgttttgtcagaactctccgccATGGCCCGTCCgtgttgggtggccctacatggcatggctcagagcttcattgagttagacaaggctgtggtccatgtgatcattttgctTAGCATTCTGTGATTGGAGTTTTCATTCTGGAATCTTTGGGTTTGTAGTTCTCccttcttctgtctgccttctgtcagataaggataagaggcttgtgcaaccATCCTGACGGGAGAGACCGGCTGTGGCAAACACTCGGTCTTGCTCTGGAGGGCAGGGCCATGCCCAGTATATTTTTAATCCAATTGTTTTCTATGAAGTCCTAAAGAATTTCTAGGactgacacacaaaaaaaagacatcctttttgTCATAAGGGATTGGAACGCAAAAGtcggaagtcaagagatacctggagtaacaggcaaatttggccttggtgtacagaatgaagcagggcaaaggctaacagagtttgccaagagaacgcactggtcgtagcaaacaccctcttccaacaacacaagagaagactctacacatggacatcaccagatggtcaataccgaaatcagattgattgtattctctgcagctgaagatggagaagctctatacagtcagcaaaaagcaAGActtggaactgactgtggctcagatcacgaggtccttattgctaaattcagacttaaattgaggaaagtagggaaagcaactaggccattcaggtatgacctaaatgaaatcccttatgattatacagtggaggtgacaaatagattcaagggattctgTCTGGCacacacagtgcctgaagaactacaaaCAGAAGTTTGTAACGttggacaggaggcagtgaccaaaaccatcacaAGGAAACAGACGTTCACGACGGCAAAGTGGTTGcctgaagaggctttacaaatagctgtgggaagaagagagcaggagggaaaggagaaaggggaagatcTCCccagtgaatgcagagttccagagaacagcagggGGAGagaagaaggccttcctcaaggatgagtgcaaagaaatagaggcagacAACAGCATGGGGAAGACTAGAGTTCCcctaagaaaactggagataccaggCAGCATCTCATGTAaggacgggcacaataaagggcagaaacagcaaggacctagcAGAAGAGGattattaagaggtggcaagaatacacagaactgtacaaagagaTCTTAATGGGCCGAATAATCACaacactagagccagacatcctggagtgtgaactcaggtgggccttaggaagcatcactacagagttagtggaggtgatggaattccagctgagctgcgtaAAATtctaaacgatgatgctgttagagtgcttcactcaatacaccagcaaatttggaaaactcagcagtgcccacaggactggaaaaggtcagttttcattccagtcccaaaggaaggcaatgccaaataatgttcaaaccatacaattacactcatttcatatACTGGCAAGGTAATGCACAAAAGCCTTCGAGAtatgcttcagcagtatgtgaaccgagaacttccagatgtataagctggactcagaaaaggcagaggaaccagagatcacattgccaacatccttggatcagagagaaagaaagggaattccaggaaaatgtctgctttattgctaaagcctttgactgcatggatcacaataaactgtgaaattcttaaagagatgggaataccagaccacctgacctgcctcctaagaaatctgtatgcaggtcaggaagcaacagttagaactggacatggaacaatggattggttcaaaataggaaaagcattatgtcaaggctatatattgtcaccctgcttatttaacttatatgcagagtacatcgtgagaaatgccaggctggatgaatcacaagctggaataaagattgccgggaaaaatatcaatagcctcagatatgcagatgacactacccgtatggcagaaattgaagaagaactaaagagcctcttgataaaagtgaaagaggatagagaaaggagagagagaaaaaagttggcttaaagctcaacattcagaaaactaagatcatggcatccagtcccatcacttcctgcaaaatagaaggggaaaagtggaaacagtgacagattttcttttcctgggctccaaaatcactgcagatggtgactgccgcctcgaaattaaaacacgcttactccttggaagaaaagctatgaccaacctagacagcataataaaaagcactttgtcactttgctgacaaagattggtataatcaaagctatggtttttcctttagcCATGTTCAAATGTGAGcattggactctaaagaaagctgagcgccaaagcattgatgcttttgaactgtggtgttggagaagactcttgggagaatccctgggactgcaagcagatccaaccagtccatcctaaaggaactcagtcctgaatatccattggaaggactgatgttgaagctgaaactgcaatactttggccacatgatgcaaagagctgactcatttgaaaagaccctgatgctgggaaagatggaaggtgggaggagaaggggacgacagaggatgagatggttggatggcatcaccggctcaatggacatgggtttgggtggactccgggacttagtaaaggacagaaagtctggtgtgctgctgtccatggggtcgcaaagatgggacatgactgagcacctgaacagcAGCAGGCAGGTGGGAGAATAGAAAACGGGCCAGTCTCCGAGGTGAAAACAGCTCAGGGCTGGAAGAGCCAGGTGCCCTGAGAGACCCTTTCTCCTTGCCCCATCATATGGGGGCCCCAGGCACGACCTCATGGCTCCTCCCAGTTCTCAAATCTGACACAACCCCTGCATTTTGGAAAGCCGCCACTCTGCCCCTAAACCACAGGCCTTATTGAATCCAAACAAATAGGGCTCCTCAACAGGGGCATCCTCCCCCAGACCCTGGGGGGGGCCTTCAGGAGCAGGACCCCCGCCCAGTCGCTGCTGCCACCAGGGGCCACTGCAGAGAAACCCCCCAGTGCCACCCGCTCCCGCCCCGCCGGCAGGAGTCCCACTCCAGCTGTTACTTCTCAAAgtccccctgccctgcccgcAAAGCCAGAACAAGGGTTTCCAGGATTCTCCAACCAGAGGACTCCTCCAAAGTGCGCAACAAAGAGACAACAGTCAGGAGATGCTGTGAGAACGTGGCTTTATGAACCGGGAGGCTTCGGGGCAAGAGGGCCGAGGGTGAAGCAGGCaggcaagggggtggggggcagggtctCCCACCTCCAGCTTAGTAGGAGCAGACGAAGGGCAGCCGCCTTTTGCATGAAGCTCGTCGCCAGTGACCCCCTGCAGGCAGACAGCACAGTGCTGTCAGTCCACCTGAGTGTGGCCTGTGTCCCCCAGTGCCCGGCCAGGCACCTCTCAGCTGACCTTTGCCGGCCAAGCCGAGGGCCGTGTGTCTCCCCATGTCCCAGCTAGCCACGATCACTGATCTCTTCTCTTGCAGAGACAGTGTGCTAAGGGCTTCCTATGGACTGTCCTTCCATCCTCACAGTGATGCCAGGAGGTCAGGGCTGCCAGCactcccacttcacagatgggaaaactgaggctcggggGAGTGATAACCTGCCCTGATCTCAGCAGACAAGCAGTGAATGGAGCCAGATGTGGACCTCGGCCATCTGAGCAGCCCGTGTGGTCTTCGCCCCTGTTCTAAACTCCCGCACGTCGGGCAGCCCTGCTGTTGGGAGCTGGGGAATCATCTGTCAGCTGGCCCTAGTTCCCACATCTTTCCCGTGTCCCTCGGCCACACTTCACATTATCGAGTGCCCCTCCTGTTTGTCCCACACTCTCTCCTTGTCACCGACCcatcagaggaagggagggagcctCGCTGAGTCTGGAGGACACAGAGCCCCCAGCCCGTCCAGGACCCCTCACCTTGGCTCTGAGGATCCCTGCACCTCAGCCCGGCTCACACACAGGGCGGGGTTCTCCAGTGGGGGAGGCTGTGTGAGGGGAGGCGTGTCTGTGCAGCTCACAGGGGCGTGTGTGTGGgtccacccccccaccaccaccttgcCCAGGCGCCTGGCCCCCTCACCTCTGGTGCACAGGGCCACACAACGGCCTCTCCCAAACCTAGGTTGTCCTGCAGCCCAGAATGCAAAATTCCAGTAACTCCCATCAGTCCAGAAAAATCTCCTGCACCGTAACTACAGAAGAGAGAGGCTGGGTCAGAGGGCGGAGGTCCAGGAAGACAGGTGCTGGGGCTCCTAAGTCCCCTGAGCATCCCTCCTGGACGTCTATAATCTCCTCTCACTGTGTCACCTGGATAGGACCCCACCGTACAGACCCACCCCCAACGGTTTACAGGTAATGACACGGAAGAACAAACATCGCTTCCAGCTCTCACGCAGAGCAGGCTTCTCAAACTTCACTGAGCAGACACATCTCCTGGCGATCTGGTGGAAATGTGGATTCTGATCCAGGACGTCTGGGGTGCGGCCCAGGATCCTGTATTTCAACAAGCTACCGGGTGATGCTGATACTCTGGTCCCGGGACCACAGCTGAGAGCACTTACTCAGGCACAGCCCCCAGGGTCACTCTGAGAGAAGGACCCCCTCAGAGATGAGGACACCGAAATACGGAGGCAGGCATTCAGCCACTAAGGGACCAAGCTGGGtgtgaactcttgtctcctgacTCCAGTGACGGACTGGTAGACATTTCACAGCCAGCTCTGGTGGAGAGTGTGAGGCAGACGAAAGAAAGAACCCTGTTTATGATAACTGTCCATTTCTCTGTGCAAACGCACCCACCAGGGCAGATTTCAAGCTGCAAGCGTGAAGCCACTGAACACGGGTGAGGAGGAGAAGCGCTCAGTCATCACGTCTCCTACGTCAGCACAAGCCGGCTTCCGGGGCCAGGATGAGGCTCGGTGGGGGCAGGTGGTGCCTTGAGGCGCTCAGAAACGCCCGAGCcccgggccttccctggtggtccagtggtgaagaagctgcctgccctTGCAGGGgccgtgggttcgatccctggttctggaagaccccacatgccgcagagcaccCACTTGTGCTCCCACTGCTGAGTGGGGCTCTCGATTCTGTGTGCCCCAACAAGCAAAGCCACCTCAATAAGAAACCCATGCCCCACAGCCAGAGGGTGCCCCaaccacacctagagaaagcccgtgtgtgGGCAAATATGAATACAAGAAAAAGGCTTTTAAAAGATAGGGGATTGACTTCCCAGTATTAAACCAACCTttttataaaggacagaaagaaagagcTTCCTCTCCCTGGACACGGGCCCCTCACTTACCCGACCTCTGATGAAGCCTCCAATCCAGACCTGTCCGTAGTTGGTCGTTGTGCTCAAGCGATGGATGATAAGGTTGACATTAAAGTTGTGGATGGAGGCGAGGTTGCCTCGGTAGCACTTCCTGCAGACTCTCTGCAGAGAGAACAGGCGGGAGAGAAAATTCACTGTTTTCATGTTAAGTTCCTGAGTCTCCAGGACAGACCCCACATCCATTTGCAAATCAGAAATCAGATATCTACTGCTCCCCCTGAATCCCATCTCttgtgcctttctttgggcttccctggcggctcagctggtaaacaatccgcctgcaatgcgggagactttggtttgatccctgggttgggaagatcccctgcagaaggaaatggcaacccactccagtactcttgcctggaaaattccatgcacagaagaccctggttggctacagtccatcgggtcgcaagtgtcgaacacaactgagcaactttactttctttctttcactttcttttctgatgCATATTAGGCTAAGAGAACCACTAGTCTAAATAACAAGAAACAGAACATTGAATCCAATCCCGTCTCTCCATCCCAGGTCCCCCGTAGCAGCCTCGCTGCCATATACCTGAGCTTTCCTAAACCGCCTTGGGGTCCCCACCAGCCTGTAGCGGCAGGTCTTGCACTCAGGACTGCCCAGAAGTTGCACTGTCTCCTCTTCCTTGGGGCACTGCATGTCCTCATCTAAGTCATCTGGGTCTGAGGCCCCCTCATCATCGTGGGTGTCCTCGGCTTCCTCTCTTCCCGACTCAAGCACCTCACCACTCAGGGCCagctctccttcctgcccccctGAGCCTTCAGAGTCCTGGCTCAGGTCTGCCTGTGTCTCCAGATCACCCAGATGGGGGACATCCTtctctggaaaaaagaaataccCCAGCATCAGACCAGGTACCACCTTCCTCCAGGACCACGGACAGCTCTGATAGCTCCACCCAGTCTTACTACGGATGCCATCTGGAACCAAAGACGGGAAGGATCCCTTGGGGGTTGGATGAGCCAGAATTCTTGCATCACACACACAGTTGCATGAGAACCTGATCCCAGCTGACACCACGTGTGGGTAATTTGGGAGGGAGAGATGTGAGAAGCCCTCATCTTCACAGAGGGGTGTTTTTCCTTGGAAAGGAGCCCTGGGGGAATGTTCAGGTCACAGCTCTGGGTCCGGGAGAAATCTAACTAGAGAGGGGCTGGGGCAACTGAACAGTGGGCTGTGGCCCTGGACCTACCAGAACAAAAAATGATGCAAGAAAGATGAGCGGAAGATGGATGAGAAGGGAAGGGGAGCACTCACCCAGATAGAGAGCAGAAACTGTCCCCAgcagcagaaggagcaggagcagGCAGCCTTTCATGTTCCTACAGTCGTCTTATGACAGACACACAGCTCCACGATCCCTCCTGAGGTCTTCCCTTGTGTCTGCACGGCCCCTGGAACACAGTGGAGAGGCAGGGTCTGCTCAACTGGTAGGTTAAAGGGCAAAGTAGAGAGCTTCCTTGTCTCCCAGCGAACAGACCCCGAGCTGGAGGATCAGGGGAAGAGCAGGGGGTTGTCAGCTCAAGTCCCTTTTCCTGAGAGAACATCACTGCTCCCTGGGACAGAGCTCAGCTCAGACCAGCATTCCTGCAAGAACAAGCGTGCTCACCTTCAgggccagagtcagacacactggggaagaagggggaggacAGGGGTCATTAAGGTGCACAGGACCGGAGTCCCCGCTGGTTCCCATACAGAGCCCGGGTTCTTCCCAGCCCTGGACCTGTCCTCCCGGGGAAGCCGAGGGAGTCTTACCTCCTGAGAGTCTGAAGCCTCTGCTCTCAGCCTCTGGCTGTTGGCACACAGAAGCTGCCCTTATACCAGGGTTTGGGGAAATGGGAAGAGGCCAGGAGGATTGCCCCAGGCTCAGGGGTTGGACAGCGGGGCTGATAAGAGGTTGGCTCAGTCCTCCCACCCTTGGGCCCTGCACTCTTTTGGGACGTAGGGACCTGCCTCCTGTTTGGCCATAGATGTCCCAACACCCTAGTAGGCTCCAGAAGCCCCCGTGACTACTGTCCAGACTGAATTTTTATCAGTGCCCCTAAAGGGTGCAGGTCTGTACAATCCTCCTCAGTCCCAGAAGCAGCCTTCCCTGGGTCAGTTTTCCAGCAAATGCCATGGAGGATCCGGGGGCAGGGAGaccagggggaggagggggaggtaaGGGAGGCTCGGCCCTCCTGAGCTCTTGTTAGGCCGTGTGTGCTCGCTTCCTGTGTGTCACATCCCTGGATCCTCACCTTCCTCACCTCGGTCCCACGAGGACGTGCGATCAGCCCGACTTCACTGATGTGAAGAGTGAGATTCAGAGAGGGCAGGTGACTTGCCAAGGTTGTGTGGGAAGTGGGGGAGCTGGGATTACTAAGCCTTTGAGGCTCAaaaccttctctccctctctgtgtctgtctctccccctctttcccttcttcactctcttcctgtttctccctctcctctctctccatctctttctcatCTTTAAGATGAAAAACGCATGCTCTTTCCTTTATACCGTGGCTCTCGATCAAGGCTCTCAGCCTTTGCACAATTATTGTTGGGAGTCAAATCATTCTTTGATGGGGGTCGGTGGAGGGGTTCTCCTATGTTTTGTAGAAAGTTCAGCACCGTTAAGTCACTCTGATATGTCTCCACACATTTCCAAATGtcctcaaaaaagcaaaactgccTCTCTCAAGTTCATTGACCTAGTTCAGGCCTTGTTGTCCAGCCTAGAGGCAGATCTTCTCATAAGGAAGCAACAGCTGGAGTGGAGACCTTCGTACTGAGTCTTCCCATTCTCTGTGGGCCACGCTTCCCTTCCAATCCACCAGCCCCCACGGTCGGCACAAGAGGCAGCAAATGAGGCACTCAGCTCAGTTGCAGAGTTCAAGGGGACACTAAAGAATTCAGTAGTCAagataaataaacatttcatgcaatCTTTCTCAAAAGTCAGAATCACTGCAAAAGTACCGTGATGAACAAACGTCAAGTATTCATCAGTCAAGTTCCAGCCACATTCACTGCAATCCAAGGAGAGGCCAGCAAGGGCTGAGGCTTGATTTTGCCGGACATCATGGCCCAGAGCCCATGCACCTGTCAGGGTGTTGCCTCCACTCTGGGGTAGCCTAGCTGTGCAGTATTTTTGTACCTTGGATTCCAGCCCAGCGCTCAGGGCACCAGTGACAGGTCACCTAGGCTTTCTTGCCTGGCCTCTGCTCTCCCCGGGGCCCTGCAAATGAAGAAGTGTCTGAGAGGCCACTTCTGGGCTGATTACAGAGTAACGGTCTCAGCCGTTATCTCCCGGGGCCAACGGACCCGACCCTCAGCTTATCTACCTGACTTGGGGCTTGGGGGGAATTGGTCAATTCCAGAGAGGGAAAACCTGGTCTTCAGATTTCAAGCTGGAGacttcccttggaggaggagtgGAGGCCTAGGCACTCCTCCATTATTCTGCCAGTCCTGGGCCCAGGCCAGGGACACCATTCCACACAGCAGTTGGGATGACCAATAACATCGGCTGGTGTTGCAAACCAACGCCATGATATGCTTTTCAAGCGCTGTTTCATGTAAACGTCCCTGTTTCACACATTAGGAAACAGCCTCTCAGAGAGCTGAAATAAGTTGCCCAAGACCACACGACAAGTCAGAGACAGGCCTTCCGGCTCCTTATCCGCCTGCCTACCCTTGGCCTCCTGTCCCTGGAATCCCATCCCTCTCTCCGGCCTCTCCCCTAGGCTGACCCTGGGCAAAGACATCCCAGTGACTTCAGGGGCCCCCTCGACATCATGATGATGTGGCCCAGTGTGAAACTGGAAACAGCTTTCTAGGCCTTGCCACGAGGCAGGCAGagtcttacttccccaaccaaggatcggtcccacatgccctgcaggggaagctcagagtcttaaccatggggCTGGAAGTCTGGACATAACATTTCTGGAGCTCCACACCATCCCAACGCTGTGCTTCAGTAAGGCTTTTGTATCCTTATCCTACCCTCTTAGTCTTTACGTTCACCTGAGGGCCTTAGGCACCGCCGTTCTAGTCGACAGATCcatcagagaggggaagtgacttgcccaaggccacacggCGAGGTCGAAGACGCATGTCTGAGCCTAGTGAGTGACTCCCA
Protein-coding regions in this window:
- the LOC109570037 gene encoding proteoglycan 3-like; protein product: MKGCLLLLLLLLGTVSALYLEKDVPHLGDLETQADLSQDSEGSGGQEGELALSGEVLESGREEAEDTHDDEGASDPDDLDEDMQCPKEEETVQLLGSPECKTCRYRLVGTPRRFRKAQRVCRKCYRGNLASIHNFNVNLIIHRLSTTTNYGQVWIGGFIRGRLRCRRFFWTDGSYWNFAFWAAGQPRFGRGRCVALCTRGGHWRRASCKRRLPFVCSY